Sequence from the Brevundimonas diminuta genome:
CGCTCGCTGACGCAGCTGGTGTTACTAAAGGCGGTCAAGCGATTGTACTGAGCGTCGCGGAAGACGCGCGTGGCGCATCCATCGCGCCCACACTGCACGGAGCCGCCACCAGAATAATCAGCGAACGCGGCGCCGCCGACAGGGATGACAAAGGCGTCGTTCGAGATCTTCTCTAGGACTTCGTAAAGGCCTTCATCATTCGTCGTGTTAAGCGCCGTCATACCCTTAACGTCAGCGATCTGAAGCGTGTCGCCTTTCGACAAGCCGTGATTCGTGGAGGAGATGGTGACGAAGCAGTCGGAGCGCATGCATTTGCGGATCTGACCGCCCGAGGTGTAGCTGCTGTATCCGTTGCCGCTGGTGGTGTTCAGCGCATACCAGTTCGCGCCGGATTGATATTGCAGAGACACCCGATTGGCGTCGATCCGCACGACCTTGTAGGCGCGGTTGTTGATCTGGGTCATGCCGCTGACGCCGCTGATCCAGACGTAGTCGTCGGTCGATAGCCCGTGTCCGTTGGCGGTCACGACGCCGGGCGAAGCGCGCGTAATGCCAGAGATCGACTTGGCCGCCGCCGCCGCCCATGCGGCTCCGGTGATGCTGGTCGATCCGATCGAGGCGCCGCGTGCGGCGTCGGCGCGAGAACCCAGGTTCACGCCGATCGAATAGGGCACAATGGCCATGCGGGAATAGTAAGGCGTCTGTTTCGCGGCTGGCTGAACGACCAGTTTGATCAACTGGTTTGCGGCGTTCTTCAAATCGCCGATCCGGTTGTTGCTGGCCATCGAGCCGGTGATGTCGAGCACCAGCGAGACCTCGATGTCCTTGGACGATCGATTCACCTCGGAGTGGACGCTCACGGGCAGGGTGTCGTCCAGAATCTTGCCATAGGGCGGCAGGACCACATTGGCGATCAGGGTCTTCACCTGAACCTGGATGTCGGCGATGACGATCTGCTCTTTCGTCAGCTCGATCTTGACGGCGTCGTCGGCGAACGGCTCCACCGAGGCGTTGCGCAGATTGGCTCTCAGCGCCACCAGGGCGACGTTCTTCAGGTCTTTCGGATCAGTATAGGACGACCGCGCCGCGGCCAGGGCGGCGGCGTCCAGCGCGTCCTGAACGCGGGCCTTCGCCGTCGTCACGCGGTTGATGTCGATGCCGCCCAGGGTCAGCATGATCAGCGCCGGCATCACCAGGGCGAAGATCATTACGACATTGCCGCCGCGGTCCGACGAGAGGCGCGACGTGAACATGCGCAGAGCCTTCACCGCCCTGCCGATCCGATTGGAAACCTTCACCATGCCCATCCCAATGGACGCGGACCGCCCGATTAGCGTCCAGTTTGCCATCGGGCGGTTAAGGGAATTGTGAAGGGGACGGTTAACGCCGCCGCGTGATCAGGCGGCGCTCCATCCGCATTGGTGACCGCGGTTCTGTTCCTGGAGCCAGACGTTCAGCGGGGCGAAATAGTCGGCGATGGCCGAGGCGTCATTGCCGTCGTCACCGGTGAAGGCCTTCATCGCCTCCTGCCAAGGCCGCGACTGGCCCATCTGCAGCATGGCGTTGAAGCGGGCGCCAACCTCCTTGTTGCCATAGACGGAGCAGCGATGCAGCGGCCCGGTCCAACCCGCCTGTTTGCAGGCGGCGCGCTGGAACTGGAACTGATAGATGGCCGCCAGGAAGTAGCGCGTGTAAGGCGTGTTGCCGGGCACATGGTATTTGGCGCCCGGATCGAAGGCGTTGGCCGGACGCGGACCCGGCGGAACCAGGCCTTGGTACTGCAGCATGTCGGCGGTCCAGGCGGTATTGTAGGCGGCCGGCGCCGTCTCGCCTGAGAAGACGTCCCAGCGCCAGCGGTCGACCATCAGGCCGAACGGCAGGAACGCGATCTTGTCCAAGGCCATCTTGAGCAGGAAGGGAATATCTTCCTCCGCGCCCGGCGTGGTCTTCAACAGACCGATCTGGTTCAGATAGGTGGGGGTCAGGGCCGACAGGCCGACGAAGTCGCCGATGGCCTCATGGAAGCCGTCGTTGGCGCCATTGCGGAACAGCATGGGCTGGTTCTTGTAGGCGCGCTGATAGTAGTTGTGACCCAGCTCGTGGTGGACGGTGTAGAAGTCGTCGCCGTTGACGTTGGTGCACATCTTGATGCGGATGTCGTCGGCGTTGTCCAGGTCCCAGGCCGAGGCGTGACAGACGACTTCGCGGTCGCGCGGGCGGGTGATCTGGCTGCGTTCCCAGAAGGTCTGAGGCAGCGGGTCGAGGCCCAGCGAGACGTAGAAGCCCTCGCCCGTCTTGACCATCTTGGTCGCGTCGTAGTCGGCGGCCTTCAGCAGCCCGGTGAGGTCGTAGCTTGAGGCGCCGCCGCTGGGCGGGGCAACCACATCATAGATGTTGCCCCACTGTTGGGACCACATATTGCCCAACAGATCGGCGCGGATCGGGCCGTGGTCGGGCTGGACCGCGTCGCCGTATTTGGCGTTCAGCCTGGCGCGCACATAGCAGTGCAGGTTCTCGTAGAAGGGCTTCACCTGGGCCCACAGCCGGTCGGTCTCGGCGGCGAAATCGTCGGCGGGCATGTCGTAGCCTGACCGCCACAGGGCGCCGGTGTCGGCGAAGCCCAACTCACGCGAGCCCTCATTGGCGATCTCGACCATGCGGGCGTAGTCGTCGCGCATGACCGGCGAGATGGTGCGCCAGCCTTCATAAAGCGCCTTGGTCTCGGCGGGATCGCGGCTGTCGGCCAGGATCAGCGAGGCTTCGTCCAGGGTGATCGGCTTGCCCTTGAAATCGAACTTGCCGGTCGAATAGGTCGAATCCAGCCGCGTCGTGATCTGGGCCAATTCCTCGGCCGCGCCGGGACGATTGGGCGCCGGCAGGACCAGGCTGAGCCGCAGCAGGTTCAGCTTGCGCCGCACGACCGGATCAACCTGGACGTCGTTGAACTTGGCCGCTTGATTGGCCAGCTGGACCTGAAGCTCGGTCGCCTCGGCGTTGGCCTTGGACTCCAGCCACATGGTGTCGAAGGTGATGTTGGTGGCGCGCGCCCACTGGATGCGGGCGACATATTCGCTGACCTCGGCCCATTTGGTTTCGGCGTCGGCGATGAAGGCGGTCGCGCCCTCGGCGGTGATGGGATAGTCGGCGCGCATGCCGCTGACGGCGGGCGCGGGCGTCGTCGACGCCGTCTGTTCGACGCCTGGCGCGCCGGCGGCGGGTTCGCGGGTGCTGGCGCAGCCGGCGGCGAAGGCGAGGGCGCAGACCGCGACGGCGGTCATCATCTGACGCTTCATGATGGATCTCCTGAACAGCGCGGGCAGGAGAGGTCAGGCCCGGTCGCCCGTCAAGCGTGACGGTTCAGCGACCGACGACGCAGGTGTTCAGACCTTCATTGCGCACCGTGCCCATGGCTGCCTGAACGCGCGCGGCGCGCCGACGCACATAGGGGCCGGGCGCGGCGGCTTCGTAACGGCGCGGGGCCGGCAGGATGGCGGCCAGACGCGCCGCCTCACGCGGGCTCAGGTCGCGGGCGTCCTTGCCGAACCAGTGTCGCGACGCGGCCTGGGCGCCATAGACGCCGGGCGCCCATTCCACCACGTTCAGATAGACTTCCATAATCCGGCGCTTGGACCACACGGCCTCGATCAGGACGGTGTAGCCCGCCTCCAGACCCTTCCGGATCCAGTCGCGGCCAGGCCAGAGGAAGACATTCTTGGCCGTCTGCTGGCTGATGGTCGAGCCGCCACGCAGGCGCCCGCCTTCGGCGTTGTGGTCCAGGGCCTTCTGGATCGCCTCCATGTCGAAGCCGTGGTGGCTGCAGAACCGGGCGTCCTCGGCGGCGATGGCGGCGTTCACCAGGTTGGGAGAAATCTGGTTCAGACCGCGCCACTGATAGTCCATGCCGTCGCCCCTCGCGAGTTGGCGCAGCATCAGTATGGTGGGCGGCGGCGGGACGATGGCGACGATCAGCACGCCCGCGACCGGGATCAGGGCCAGGATCAGAAGCGCGGTCAGCACCACGCGACGCCAGCTTTTGCGGCCCTTCGCCATCAGAGGATCAAAACTCCGGCGGCGCCGTCTTCGTCGGCCCACGCCACCTTGTCGACGGCGGGGCTGAGCGACAGGGCGACGATGGCCGGACCCTTCTCAGCCTTGACGAAGTTCAGACCCTGGGCGGCCGGATGCGCCACCCAGACCCGACCGTCGGTCAGGCCGGCGGCTAGCAGGCCCTGATCGGCGCGGGCCGAGACCAGATTGACCAGGGTCGTGTCGTCATAGCCGATCTCGGTCGCCTCGCGCCCCATCGGCCCGTTCGATCCGATGAAGGGCCACAGGACCGCGCCCTGCGCGCCCGAGGTCGCCATAAGCTGCCCGTTGGCCAGGAAGGCCATCGACCGGACCTTTCCTGGATAGCCGCCCATGCGCAGATTCTTGGCGTCCTTGATGCGCCAGCCGTGCATCTGATTGTCCTGCATGGTCGTGACGACGAAGGCGCCGTCGGGCGAAAAGGCGACGCCGGTGTGCGACCCGGCCCAGGCCAGTTTCATGGGCTGCTGTTTCTCGATCCGCGCATACCACAGCGCCGCCCCGCCATAGGTCGAGGTGGCGATGCGCCGGCCCTTGGGCTCGAAGGCGACGCCGGAAACGGTGCGCTCGTGCTGGAAGTCGCGCCGGAAGCCGACCTCCTTGGGGTCGATCACCGACAGGGTGCGGCCGAAGGAAAAGGCGATCAGGCCCGAGGCCGGCGAGGCGTCGATGGCGTCGATCCACTGGTTCTTGGCCGTGGCCAGAACGACCGGGTCTTCGTCGCGACGGGTCCAGACGACCTTGCCGTCATCGCCGCCCGTGACGATCCCGTCGCCGGACGGATGAACGCAGGCGCACAGCACGGCGCCGTCGTGCGCCTCCACCCGCGTTCGGTCCTCGAACCGGACCGAGCCGTCTCCAAGGGCGAAGACGGCGCCGGTGTTGTCGAACAGGGCGGCGGTGACCTGGGCGTCGAAATCGAAGTTCATAGGCCGCATGTAGCGATCCGACCTCGTCGCGTCACCTTCTGCCTGCCCGCTAGACCGGATCGGTCGGCTTGGGCGTCACTGGCGCCGGCTCGGCTTGGGCCTTTGGGGGTTCGTCGGGCAGGGGGATGAATTCCAGATCGTCGGCGTTTGGCAGCGTCATCCGACCCGCCTTCCAATCGGCCTTGGCCTGATCGATGCGGGCCTGGCTGGAGGCGACGAAGTTCCACCAGATCAGCCGTTCACCCACCGGCTCGCCGCCCAGGACCATGACGGTCGACTGGGTCAGGGCCTTGACCGTCGGCTCGGCCGTCGGCTCCAGCACGATCATCTGACCCTCATGGAAGGTGCGGTCGCCGACCTCGATGGAGCCCTTGGCCACGTAAAGGGCACGCTCGCTCATGCCCCCGGCCCTCTTGCCTGACGGCGGGGCGGTGCGCACGCCGGGCTGAAGCTCCCAATGGATATAGAACAGCGGAGACGACACCGGCACGGCCGCCTTGGCGCCGTACGCCTCGCCCGCGACCAGACGCGCGAACAGGCCGCCATTCTCGTAAGCCGGCTGGGCGTCCTCGCCCAGGTGATGGAAGGCCGGGTCCATCTCCTCGGCCTCATCGGGCAGGGCGACCCAGGCCTGCATGCCGTGCATCGGCCCGCCCTTGCTCTTCTTCAGCGGATCGGTGCGCTCTGAATGGACGATGCCCTTGCCGGCGGTCATCCAGTTGACCTCACCCGGCCGGATCGCCTGATCGTAGCCGAGATTGTCGTGGTGCATGATCTCGCCCTCGAACAGATAGGTCAGGGTCGACAGGCCGATGTGCGGATGCGGTCGCACGTCGATGGCCGTGGCGCCCGGCGCGAACTCGGCCGGTCCCATCTGGTCCAGGAAGATGAAGGGCCCGACCATCCGCCGCGAATGGAAGGGCAGGACGCGCCCGACCTCGAACCCGCCCAAGTCCTTGCGGCGTGCCTCGATCACCAGTTCGATCATGTGTCGGCTCCCAAAGCGGCCCGCGCCGCCTGAGCGACGTTATCCGACGTGAGGCGTGATGATGCCAAGAGGCAGGGCGGTCACATTCTTCACGCCGCGCGTGACGATGTGGCTTTCGCAGTCCGAGACGATGCCCAAGGCCAGCAGCTTCTCGCGCAGGAACAGGTCGAAGGCGTGCATGTCCGAGGTGATGATGCGCAGCACATAGTCCTCGCGCCCCGTGATGGTGGCGCACTGGACGACCTCGGGCCACTTGGCCACGGCGGCCTCGAAGACATTGAGATTGTCCGCCGAGGGCAGCATCAGTTTGACGATGGCGTAGACCTCGAAGTCCAGGCCCAGCAGCTGAGCGTTCAGCAGAGTGACGCGCTTGGTGATCAGGCCGGAGTCTTCCAGCCGCTTGATCCGCCGCCAGCAGGGCGAGGCCGACAGCCCGACGCGATCGGCGACCTCTGCGACCGACAGCCCGGCGTCTTGTTGCAGGATATCCAGGATGCGGGCGTCGATGGGGTCGAGTTCGTCGGCCAATGCGTTTCTCCGATTATGATTATCGCGAAATAAAATACCCGATATCGGGATTGCGCAAGGTCAAATTGAGCGAGCACCTGCTTAAGCGGCGTGTTATCACACGTCCAGAGGAAACACGGACGGACCCCAGAACGGATATGGACGCCCGCATGAACGACAAAATGAACAAAAAGAACAGCCAGCCCCTGTCCTTGCGCGTGCCGGAGCCGTCGGGCCGTCCCGGCGATACGCCGGACTTCAGCCATCTGCAGATGGATCCTGCCGGTGTCGTCGAACGGCCCGAGGTCGGATCGACCCCCTATCAGATGCGCGATCTCGCCTTCCGCCTGATTCGGGTGCTGGACGATGAGGGCGCCGCGGTCGGTCCGTGGAACCCGCGCCTGGATCCCGAGACGATGCGCCGGGGTCTGAAGGCCATGATCCTGACGCGCGCCTTCGATGACCGGATGCACCGCGCCCACCGCCAGGGCAAAACCAGCTTCTATATGAAGTGCACCGGCGAGGAGGCCATCGCGGTCGCCCAGGGCATGATCCTGAGCCGCGAGGATATGGGTTTCCCCACCTATCGCCAGCAGGGGCTTTTGATCGCGCGCGGCTATCCGCTGGTCGCGATGATGAACCAGATCTATTCGAACGCCGAAGATCCGATCAAAGGCCGCCAGTTGCCGATCATGTATTCGGCCAAGGACTACGGCTTCTTCACCATCAGCGGCAATCTGGGCACGCAGGTGCCGCAGGCCGTCGGCTGGGCCATGGCCAGCGCCTACAAGGGCGACGACAAGATCGCCATCAGCTGGATCGGCGACGGGGCCACTGCCGAAGGCGACTTCCACAACGCCCTGACCTTCGCCAGCGTCTATCGCGCCCCGGTCATCCTGAACGTCGTGAACAACCAGTGGGCTATCAGCTCCTTCCAGGGCATCGCCGGCGGGCTTGAGACCACCTTCGCCTCCAAGGCCATCGGCTATGGCCTGCCGGCCCTGCGGGTGGACGGCAACGACTTCCTGGCGGTCTGGGCGGCGACCCAGTGGGCCGAGGAACGGGCGCGGTCGAACCAGGGGGCGACGGTGATCGAGCTGTTTACCTATCGCGGCGCCCCGCACTCGACCTCCGACGACCCCAGCCGCTATCGCCCCGGCGACGAGCACGAGAAATGGCCGCTGGGCGATCCGATCGAACGTCTGCGCCAGCATCTGACCGTCATCGGCGAATGGGACGACGAGCGTCACGCCGCCACGCTGAAGGACGCCGTCGAGCAGGTCCGCGCTGCCGGCAAGGAATCCGAAGCCATCGGCACGCTGGGCCAGTCGCGCCCCAGCGTGAAGACGATGTTCGAAGAGGTCTATGCGACCGAAGACTGGCGCCTGATCGAACAGCGCCGCGAGGTGGGGGTCTGACCATGAGCGAGCAAACCACCTTCACCGACGCCGATCGCAACGACGGCGTCGAGCCCGACATGGTCGACCAGAACGCCGCCCCCGCCTCGGAAGCGACGGGTGCCGGCATAGTCCCCATGAACATGATCCAGGCGCTGAACTCGGCCATCGACGTCAAGATGGCCGAAGACGCCAACGTCCTGTCGTTCGGCGAGGACGCCGGCTATTTCGGCGGCGTCTTCCGCGTCACCGACAAGCTGCAGCAGAAGCACGGCCTGACCCGCAGTTTCGACGCCCCGATCTCGGAATGCGGCATCGTCGCCGCCGCCATCGGAATGGGCGCCTATGGCCTGCGTCCGGTCGTCGAGATTCAGTTCGCCGACTATATCTATCCGGCTTACGATCAGATCGTCTCAGAAGCGGCCAAGATGCGCTACCGCTCGGGCGGCCAGTTCACCTCGCCGATCACTGTGCGCAGCCCCTATGGCGGCGGCATCTTCGGCGGTCAGACCCACAGCCAGTCCCCTGAAAGCCTGTTCACCCATATCGCGGGTCTGAAGGTCGTCATTCCGTCCAACCCCTATGACGCCAAGGGCCTGCTGACC
This genomic interval carries:
- a CDS encoding TadE/TadG family type IV pilus assembly protein; this translates as MVKVSNRIGRAVKALRMFTSRLSSDRGGNVVMIFALVMPALIMLTLGGIDINRVTTAKARVQDALDAAALAAARSSYTDPKDLKNVALVALRANLRNASVEPFADDAVKIELTKEQIVIADIQVQVKTLIANVVLPPYGKILDDTLPVSVHSEVNRSSKDIEVSLVLDITGSMASNNRIGDLKNAANQLIKLVVQPAAKQTPYYSRMAIVPYSIGVNLGSRADAARGASIGSTSITGAAWAAAAAKSISGITRASPGVVTANGHGLSTDDYVWISGVSGMTQINNRAYKVVRIDANRVSLQYQSGANWYALNTTSGNGYSSYTSGGQIRKCMRSDCFVTISSTNHGLSKGDTLQIADVKGMTALNTTNDEGLYEVLEKISNDAFVIPVGGAAFADYSGGGSVQCGRDGCATRVFRDAQYNRLTAFSNTSCVSERTGSQAYTDAAPSTARVGRNYAAPQRSTPVRSAGNPCPTATIQPLTSNIDTLTGLVNGLTVTGSTSGQIGLAWGWYTVSNQFNGLWSSNPAAAYAPTKVLKAVILMTDGEFNTPYCGGVIARDAASGSGNLFDKIACDATNGDPFDQAAKLCTGMKAKGVIVYTVGFSITPGSDAANILSTCATDKDKAFLPQSGADLSNDFQAIGRDITRLRISR
- a CDS encoding M2 family metallopeptidase; this translates as MKRQMMTAVAVCALAFAAGCASTREPAAGAPGVEQTASTTPAPAVSGMRADYPITAEGATAFIADAETKWAEVSEYVARIQWARATNITFDTMWLESKANAEATELQVQLANQAAKFNDVQVDPVVRRKLNLLRLSLVLPAPNRPGAAEELAQITTRLDSTYSTGKFDFKGKPITLDEASLILADSRDPAETKALYEGWRTISPVMRDDYARMVEIANEGSRELGFADTGALWRSGYDMPADDFAAETDRLWAQVKPFYENLHCYVRARLNAKYGDAVQPDHGPIRADLLGNMWSQQWGNIYDVVAPPSGGASSYDLTGLLKAADYDATKMVKTGEGFYVSLGLDPLPQTFWERSQITRPRDREVVCHASAWDLDNADDIRIKMCTNVNGDDFYTVHHELGHNYYQRAYKNQPMLFRNGANDGFHEAIGDFVGLSALTPTYLNQIGLLKTTPGAEEDIPFLLKMALDKIAFLPFGLMVDRWRWDVFSGETAPAAYNTAWTADMLQYQGLVPPGPRPANAFDPGAKYHVPGNTPYTRYFLAAIYQFQFQRAACKQAGWTGPLHRCSVYGNKEVGARFNAMLQMGQSRPWQEAMKAFTGDDGNDASAIADYFAPLNVWLQEQNRGHQCGWSAA
- the mtgA gene encoding monofunctional biosynthetic peptidoglycan transglycosylase encodes the protein MAKGRKSWRRVVLTALLILALIPVAGVLIVAIVPPPPTILMLRQLARGDGMDYQWRGLNQISPNLVNAAIAAEDARFCSHHGFDMEAIQKALDHNAEGGRLRGGSTISQQTAKNVFLWPGRDWIRKGLEAGYTVLIEAVWSKRRIMEVYLNVVEWAPGVYGAQAASRHWFGKDARDLSPREAARLAAILPAPRRYEAAAPGPYVRRRAARVQAAMGTVRNEGLNTCVVGR
- a CDS encoding WD40 repeat domain-containing protein, whose protein sequence is MNFDFDAQVTAALFDNTGAVFALGDGSVRFEDRTRVEAHDGAVLCACVHPSGDGIVTGGDDGKVVWTRRDEDPVVLATAKNQWIDAIDASPASGLIAFSFGRTLSVIDPKEVGFRRDFQHERTVSGVAFEPKGRRIATSTYGGAALWYARIEKQQPMKLAWAGSHTGVAFSPDGAFVVTTMQDNQMHGWRIKDAKNLRMGGYPGKVRSMAFLANGQLMATSGAQGAVLWPFIGSNGPMGREATEIGYDDTTLVNLVSARADQGLLAAGLTDGRVWVAHPAAQGLNFVKAEKGPAIVALSLSPAVDKVAWADEDGAAGVLIL
- a CDS encoding pirin family protein, with the translated sequence MIELVIEARRKDLGGFEVGRVLPFHSRRMVGPFIFLDQMGPAEFAPGATAIDVRPHPHIGLSTLTYLFEGEIMHHDNLGYDQAIRPGEVNWMTAGKGIVHSERTDPLKKSKGGPMHGMQAWVALPDEAEEMDPAFHHLGEDAQPAYENGGLFARLVAGEAYGAKAAVPVSSPLFYIHWELQPGVRTAPPSGKRAGGMSERALYVAKGSIEVGDRTFHEGQMIVLEPTAEPTVKALTQSTVMVLGGEPVGERLIWWNFVASSQARIDQAKADWKAGRMTLPNADDLEFIPLPDEPPKAQAEPAPVTPKPTDPV
- a CDS encoding Lrp/AsnC family transcriptional regulator codes for the protein MADELDPIDARILDILQQDAGLSVAEVADRVGLSASPCWRRIKRLEDSGLITKRVTLLNAQLLGLDFEVYAIVKLMLPSADNLNVFEAAVAKWPEVVQCATITGREDYVLRIITSDMHAFDLFLREKLLALGIVSDCESHIVTRGVKNVTALPLGIITPHVG
- a CDS encoding thiamine pyrophosphate-dependent enzyme, with protein sequence MNDKMNKKNSQPLSLRVPEPSGRPGDTPDFSHLQMDPAGVVERPEVGSTPYQMRDLAFRLIRVLDDEGAAVGPWNPRLDPETMRRGLKAMILTRAFDDRMHRAHRQGKTSFYMKCTGEEAIAVAQGMILSREDMGFPTYRQQGLLIARGYPLVAMMNQIYSNAEDPIKGRQLPIMYSAKDYGFFTISGNLGTQVPQAVGWAMASAYKGDDKIAISWIGDGATAEGDFHNALTFASVYRAPVILNVVNNQWAISSFQGIAGGLETTFASKAIGYGLPALRVDGNDFLAVWAATQWAEERARSNQGATVIELFTYRGAPHSTSDDPSRYRPGDEHEKWPLGDPIERLRQHLTVIGEWDDERHAATLKDAVEQVRAAGKESEAIGTLGQSRPSVKTMFEEVYATEDWRLIEQRREVGV
- a CDS encoding alpha-ketoacid dehydrogenase subunit beta; its protein translation is MSEQTTFTDADRNDGVEPDMVDQNAAPASEATGAGIVPMNMIQALNSAIDVKMAEDANVLSFGEDAGYFGGVFRVTDKLQQKHGLTRSFDAPISECGIVAAAIGMGAYGLRPVVEIQFADYIYPAYDQIVSEAAKMRYRSGGQFTSPITVRSPYGGGIFGGQTHSQSPESLFTHIAGLKVVIPSNPYDAKGLLTAAIEDDDPVVFFEPKRLYNGPFDGWHEKPVSPWKAQDLAQVPTGKYVEPIGKARVMREGNDVTILAYGTMVWVALAGAEHAGVDAEVIDLRSLVPLDIEAIEASVKKTGRCVIVHEAPKTSGFGGELSALVQERCFYSLEAPIARVTGWDTPYPHAFEWEYFPGPQRVADALKSVMTGGR